Proteins encoded within one genomic window of Oncorhynchus nerka isolate Pitt River linkage group LG17, Oner_Uvic_2.0, whole genome shotgun sequence:
- the LOC135561362 gene encoding titin-like isoform X1 gives METAVESQQDQGTEGNLGTGCRHREMALKWFMETQAPLILHEGNFPSWFEGFITRRDAEEMLRDKELGCFLIRLSDKAMGYILSYRGRDRCRHFVINQSKSGQFIVSGDTEEHETLGELIEHYKTSPIEPFREYLTCSCLESSRGEVYDVIKVNLREKPGVSVRAVRSLWDAQSDQQGDWTRDSPSDHAEEHLPPPTLPPKSSRKPEEEPSVPTVPRVPPVPRVPPVPRVPPVPRRAGPLKSSSLDYHQGSAQRRALYAQLEKHKAMNPQPRSLEGLPRAPEGRAEGLGPVAQHQTPPQRGGIPSGKPGAPGPASAPGPDPGTVYSELLSLLDCKSKSLPLLDLDPDSEEGANNSYRLSAPSFTPPRLSPNPTKRTTSPSLLDQSYPSGPSLLDQSYHKDTSKRPPIISHSLDHLCNSPIPALVYQLAGRPRDQEGPMTSSMTSSPQEEEDVANSLYAEVPCEPVLRLLLDDTYEHIPELGLKGSARPYEHIPELGLKGSATPYEHIPELGLKGSARPYEHIPELGLKGSARPYEHIPELGLKGSATPYEHIPELGLKGSARPYEHIPELGLKGSARPSDNNHTYESVEELKSKHTTSSWGIKKLRWLFPERQKK, from the exons ATGGAGACGGCGGTGGAGTCCCAGCAGGACCAGGGGACAGAGGGGAATCTGGGGACAGGGTGCAGGCACAGAGAGATGGCCCTGAAGTGGTTCATGGAGACTCAAGCTCCTCTCATCCTCCATGAGGGAAATTTCCCCTCCTGGTTCGAAGGGTTCATCACCAGAAG AGATGCGGAAGAGATGCTGAGAGACAAAGAACTGGGCTGTTTCCTGATCCGACTAAGTGACAAAGCCATGGGATACATCCTGTCATACAG AGGCCGTGATCGATGCAGACACTTTGTGATCAACCAGAGTAAGTCAGGCCAGTTCATAGTGTCTGGAGACACAGAGGAGCATGAGACCCTGGGAGAACTGATAGAACACTACAAGACCAGCCCCATAGAGCCCTTCAGAGAGTACCTGACCTGTTCCTGTCTAGAG tcttccagaggaGAAGTCTATGACGTCATCAAAGTCAACCTCAGAGAGAAGCCAGGGGTCAGTGTGAGAGCTGTGAGGAGCCTGTGGGACGCACAGAGTGACCAGCAGGGTGACTGGACCAGGGATAGTCCTAGCGACCACGCCGAGGAGCACCTTCCTcctcccacactgcctcccaaAAGCAGCAGGAAACCAGAG GAAGAACCCTCTGTGCCAACTGTACCTAGAGTACCACCAGTGCCTAGAGTACCACCTGTACCTAGAGTACCACCTGTGCCTAGAAGGGCAGGTCCTTTGAAGAGCAGTTCCCTGGATTACCACCAGGGTAGTGCTCAGAGAAGGGCGTTGTATGCCCAGCTGGAGAAGCACAAGGCCATGAATCCCCAACCCAGGAGCCTGGAGGGTCTACCCAGAGCTCCAGAAGGAAGGGCTGAAGGCCTGGGTCCTGTAGCCCAACATCAAACCCCTCCTCAGAGGGGGGGCATCCCCAGTGGTAAACCTGGAGCCCCAGGCCCTGCCTCAGCCCCTGGACCAGACCCAGGCACAGTCTACTCAGAGCTACTCAGCCTGCTGGACTGCAAGAGTAAGTCTTTGCCTCTCCTGGACCTGGATCCTGACTCAGAGGAGGGGGCCAATAACTCCTACAGGCTGAGCGCACCTTCTTTTACTCCCCCAAGACTCTCTCCCAACCCCACTAAACGGACCACTAGCCCCTCCCTTCTGGACCAGAGCTACCCATCTGGACCTTCCCTTCTGGACCAGAGCTACCACAAGGATACCTCCAAGAGACCTCCAATAATCAGCCACAGTCTGGATCATCTATGTAACAGCCCCATACCTGCCCTCGTGTATCAACTGGCAGGTAGACCCAGGGACCAGGAAGGACCCATGACATCATCCATGACATCATCACCACAGGAAGAGGAAGACGTAGCTAACAGTCTGTACGCTGAGGTCCCTTGTGAGCCGGTCCTCCGTCTCCTACTGGACGACACCTACGAACACATACCAGAGTTAGGACTGAAAGGATCAGCCAGACCTTATGAACACATACCAGAGTTAGGACTGAAAGGATCAGCCACACCTTATGAACACATACCAGAGTTAGGACTGAAAGGATCAGCCAGACCTTATGAACACATACCAGAGTTAGGACTGAAAGGATCAGCCAGACCTTATGAACACATACCAGAGTTAGGACTGAAAGGATCAGCCACACCTTATGAACACATACCAGAGTTAGGACTGAAAGGATCAGCCAGACCTTATGAACACATACCAGAGTTAGGACTGAAAGGATCGGCCAGACCTTCTGATAACAACCACACCTATGAATCAGTGGAAGAGCTCAAGTCCAAACACACCACCTCTTCTTGGGGTATAAAG AAATTGAGATGGCTGTTCCCTGAGAGACAGAAGAAATAA
- the LOC135561362 gene encoding titin-like isoform X2 codes for METAVESQQDQGTEGNLGTGCRHREMALKWFMETQAPLILHEGNFPSWFEGFITRRDAEEMLRDKELGCFLIRLSDKAMGYILSYRGRDRCRHFVINQSKSGQFIVSGDTEEHETLGELIEHYKTSPIEPFREYLTCSCLESSRGEVYDVIKVNLREKPGVSVRAVRSLWDAQSDQQGDWTRDSPSDHAEEHLPPPTLPPKSSRKPEEEPSVPTVPRVPPVPRVPPVPRVPPVPRRAGPLKSSSLDYHQGSAQRRALYAQLEKHKAMNPQPRSLEGLPRAPEGRAEGLGPVAQHQTPPQRGGIPSGKPGAPGPASAPGPDPGTVYSELLSLLDCKSKSLPLLDLDPDSEEGANNSYRLSAPSFTPPRLSPNPTKRTTSPSLLDQSYPSGPSLLDQSYHKDTSKRPPIISHSLDHLCNSPIPALVYQLAGRPRDQEGPMTSSMTSSPQEEEDVANSLYAEVPCEPVLRLLLDDTYEHIPELGLKGSARPYEHIPELGLKGSATPYEHIPELGLKGSARPYEHIPELGLKGSARPYEHIPELGLKGSATPYEHIPELGLKGSARPYEHIPELGLKGSARPSDNNHTYESVEELKSKHTTSSWGIKVSTASRHVHGNGSDSHTLLDLIRM; via the exons ATGGAGACGGCGGTGGAGTCCCAGCAGGACCAGGGGACAGAGGGGAATCTGGGGACAGGGTGCAGGCACAGAGAGATGGCCCTGAAGTGGTTCATGGAGACTCAAGCTCCTCTCATCCTCCATGAGGGAAATTTCCCCTCCTGGTTCGAAGGGTTCATCACCAGAAG AGATGCGGAAGAGATGCTGAGAGACAAAGAACTGGGCTGTTTCCTGATCCGACTAAGTGACAAAGCCATGGGATACATCCTGTCATACAG AGGCCGTGATCGATGCAGACACTTTGTGATCAACCAGAGTAAGTCAGGCCAGTTCATAGTGTCTGGAGACACAGAGGAGCATGAGACCCTGGGAGAACTGATAGAACACTACAAGACCAGCCCCATAGAGCCCTTCAGAGAGTACCTGACCTGTTCCTGTCTAGAG tcttccagaggaGAAGTCTATGACGTCATCAAAGTCAACCTCAGAGAGAAGCCAGGGGTCAGTGTGAGAGCTGTGAGGAGCCTGTGGGACGCACAGAGTGACCAGCAGGGTGACTGGACCAGGGATAGTCCTAGCGACCACGCCGAGGAGCACCTTCCTcctcccacactgcctcccaaAAGCAGCAGGAAACCAGAG GAAGAACCCTCTGTGCCAACTGTACCTAGAGTACCACCAGTGCCTAGAGTACCACCTGTACCTAGAGTACCACCTGTGCCTAGAAGGGCAGGTCCTTTGAAGAGCAGTTCCCTGGATTACCACCAGGGTAGTGCTCAGAGAAGGGCGTTGTATGCCCAGCTGGAGAAGCACAAGGCCATGAATCCCCAACCCAGGAGCCTGGAGGGTCTACCCAGAGCTCCAGAAGGAAGGGCTGAAGGCCTGGGTCCTGTAGCCCAACATCAAACCCCTCCTCAGAGGGGGGGCATCCCCAGTGGTAAACCTGGAGCCCCAGGCCCTGCCTCAGCCCCTGGACCAGACCCAGGCACAGTCTACTCAGAGCTACTCAGCCTGCTGGACTGCAAGAGTAAGTCTTTGCCTCTCCTGGACCTGGATCCTGACTCAGAGGAGGGGGCCAATAACTCCTACAGGCTGAGCGCACCTTCTTTTACTCCCCCAAGACTCTCTCCCAACCCCACTAAACGGACCACTAGCCCCTCCCTTCTGGACCAGAGCTACCCATCTGGACCTTCCCTTCTGGACCAGAGCTACCACAAGGATACCTCCAAGAGACCTCCAATAATCAGCCACAGTCTGGATCATCTATGTAACAGCCCCATACCTGCCCTCGTGTATCAACTGGCAGGTAGACCCAGGGACCAGGAAGGACCCATGACATCATCCATGACATCATCACCACAGGAAGAGGAAGACGTAGCTAACAGTCTGTACGCTGAGGTCCCTTGTGAGCCGGTCCTCCGTCTCCTACTGGACGACACCTACGAACACATACCAGAGTTAGGACTGAAAGGATCAGCCAGACCTTATGAACACATACCAGAGTTAGGACTGAAAGGATCAGCCACACCTTATGAACACATACCAGAGTTAGGACTGAAAGGATCAGCCAGACCTTATGAACACATACCAGAGTTAGGACTGAAAGGATCAGCCAGACCTTATGAACACATACCAGAGTTAGGACTGAAAGGATCAGCCACACCTTATGAACACATACCAGAGTTAGGACTGAAAGGATCAGCCAGACCTTATGAACACATACCAGAGTTAGGACTGAAAGGATCGGCCAGACCTTCTGATAACAACCACACCTATGAATCAGTGGAAGAGCTCAAGTCCAAACACACCACCTCTTCTTGGGGTATAAAGGTGAGTACTGCATCCAGACATGTCCATGGTAATGGTAGTGACAGTCATACACTGCTAGATCTGATTCGAATGTAA